One segment of Cryptococcus neoformans var. grubii H99 chromosome 2, complete sequence DNA contains the following:
- a CDS encoding translation initiation factor SUI1, which yields MSTTVTQSKVDATTKKTKAPAATAGVENLGPAFDPFAPVNDLNDTPSIEKAVGSKNDKIHIRLQQRNGRKTLTTVQGIPSKYNHSKILKAMKKEFACNGTVVKPEVDSGEEDSPAPVAKNHGDVLQLQGDQRVAAKQFLIDSGIVAQKEAKDLIVVHGY from the exons ATGAGCACTACAG TTACCCAGAGCAAGGTGGACGCCACTACCAAGAAGACAAAGGCCCCTGCGGCTACCGCTGGGGTTGAGAACCTCGGTCCTGCTTTTG ACCCGTTTGCTCCTGTTAACGACTTGAACGACACTCCCTCTATCGAAAAGGCCGTCGGCTCCAAAAATGACAAGATTCACATCC GTCTCCAACAGCGTAATGGTCGAAAGACTCTTACAACTGTGCAGGGTATCCCCAGCAAGTACAACCACTCCAAGATTCTCAaagcgatgaagaaggagttTGCCTGTAACGGTACCGTTGTCAAGCCCGAAGTTGACTCTGGCGAGGAAGACTCTCCCGCCCCTGTCGCCAAGAACCATGGTGACGTTTTGCAGCTGCAAGGTGACCAGAGGGTCGCCGCCAAGCAGTTCCTCATTGACTCGGGGATCGTCGCTCAGAAGGAGGCCAAGGACCTTATCGTTGT CCACGGTTACTAA
- a CDS encoding cell cycle checkpoint protein, protein MAQPISAHLPVFVAEMEDVRPFAKLLRGIGLKHNAILDATENLVTVTVEDARTLCAAAYIPSHIFSSWTFRRTDFPATFEFSLDSLLQCLNIFGNAGSSGRENISNLRSKRRWAGEAGNPTGEGNGSGGGADEGRRWAKEKKGMTGMRMEWMGPGYELNLLLRDESKGPTTTCALRTLDPEEILNPIFDQNERALYVIMRSDWLRDALLDLPPSSSRITLSAIPPRDRGRGRSHGGGGDNDSPEPEMNADVTTSTIRTGRRIDEMGQFSIQAEGDFGSVELDYPNDKEVMQRFICVDEGISFSYHSAHFAHLSRALQNSIKVCLEIQSDGFLSAQIMMAEGEELGEHGGLLHYKMQALEDDILN, encoded by the exons ATGGCACAACCGATCAGTGCTCATCTTCCT GTCTTTGTGGctgagatggaagatgttcGACCATTTGCGAAACTATTACGTGGTATTGGGCTCAAGCAT AACGCTATATTGGACGCAACAGAAAACTTAGTCACAGTCACTGTCGAGGACGCTCGGACACTTTGCG CTGCAGCTTACATCCCATCgcacatcttctcctcatgGACATTCCGTAGAACCGACTTCCCCGCCACATTCGAATTCTCCCTCGACTCGCTTCTTCAATGCCTAAACATCTTTGGTAACGCCGGTTCGTCAGGGAGGGAGAACATTTCAAACCTGAGAAGTAAAAGGCGCTGGGCCGGGGAAGCTGGAAATCCCACGGGGGAAGGGAATGGAAGTGGGGGCGGAGCGGATGAAGGCCGCAGATGGgcgaaagagaagaaagggatgACGGGTATGCGGATGGAGTGGATGGGCCCAGGGTACGAGCTGAACCTTCTCTT GCGAGACGAATCCAAAGGTCCCACAACGACATGCGCTTTACGTACCCTCGACCCGGAGGAAATTCTCAATCCGATATTCGACCAAAATGAGCG TGCGCTATATGTCATTATGCGTTCCGACTGGTTGCGCGATGCCCTCCTTGACCTCCCGCCTTCATCATCCCGTATAACACTCAGCGCCATCCCACCCCGCGATCgtggaaggggaagaagtcatggtggtggcggtgaTAATGATTCCCCCGAGCCCGAGATGAACGCCGATGTGACAACCTCTACCATACGGACAGGAAGACGGATTGATGAAATGGGACAGTTCAGTATACAAGCTGAAGGAGATTTTGGGAGTGTCGAGTTGGATTATCCGAATGATAAGGAGGTGATGCAGAGGTTTATCTGTGTAGACGAAGGGATTTCTTTCAG CTATCATTCTGCGCATTTTGCGCATCTCTCGAGAGCTCTGCAGAATTCAATCAAAGTGTGTCTGGAGATCCAATCAGATGGATTTCTTTCTGCGCAGATTATGATGGcggaaggcgaagaatTAGGCGAGCATGGAGGGTTGCTGCATTACAAG ATGCAGGCATTGGAAGACGACATTTTAAATTAG
- a CDS encoding glutaredoxin gives MHFDEPISPRSQPSNLPGFESRRALSLPSITMPFNNYGNNNAPLLPLTRHSFSGPSSRRSAARRLSYGIKNRASQYPYSVTIGGILTLALFFFIYTGHGSDLGRYNSAASRLHIRTPDEDMIPLPTPEHVIHRPDSKMDDDVILLTIDEDELIAEDDLFWDSYTEAEPLSAEEAAAEAELQAHKQNVQAQNVAQSLRALVWWLAEGGVLPNDFEVPSKSHLKKIGSSGFEKLLSSIDAGEEDQMIFEDGWADFANKRYSIVVFSKTYCPYSKNAKSILGKYHLSPAPFIIELNQRSDMEALQELLQRFTNRRTVPNILLDFISIGGSDDITLLHSEGGLQRKFEEMGAFPGLARRATSLLADSEENSRDIMMEEETGEELPVETKTEVMEMELYEEKEQEVVYEVPAKKVRRS, from the exons ATGCACTTTGACGAACCTATATCACCACGCTCGCAACCTTCCAATCTCCCTGGATTCGAATCTCGCAGAGCCCTGAGCTTGCCTTCCATCACCATGCCTTTCAACAACTACGGTAATAACAAcgctcctctcctcccgCTCACCCGTCACTCTTTCTCTGGTCCTTCCTCACGGCGCTCAGCTGCGCGAAGGCTATCATACGGAATCAAGAACCGGGCATCTCAATATCCGTATTCCGTCACTATTGGTGGCATCCtcaccctcgccctcttcttctttatctaCACTGGTCATGGCTCCGATCTTGGTCGGTACAATTCTGCCGCTTCAAGATTACACATTAGGACCCCCGATGAAGATATGATACCCCTACCCACACCAGAACACGTGATACACCGTCCAGATTCAAAGATGGACGACGATGTCATTCTTTTAACAATAGACGAAGACGAGTTAATAGCAGAAGACGACTTGTTCTGGGATTCTTATACCGAAGCCGAACCTCTCTCAGCAGAGGAAGCTGCTGCCGAAGCTGAACTTCAAGCACACAAGCAAAATGTGCAAGCGCAGAATGTAGCTCAATCACTAAGGGCGTTGGTCTGGTGGTTGGCTGAAGGTGGAGTTTTGCCGAATGATTTCGAGGTGCCGAGCAAGTCGCATTTGAAAAAGATTGGGTCATCGGGCTTTGAAAAGTTGTTGTCGTCGATTGACGCCggggaagaggatcaaATGATCTTTGAAGACGGATGGGCAGACTTTGCGAATAAGAGGTATAGcatcgtcgtcttctccaaa ACATATTGCCCCTATTCCAAGAATGCCAAATCCATTCTCGGCAAGTACCATCTTTCCCCGGCACCATTCATCATCGAACTTAACCAACGAT CCGATATGGAAGCCCTCCAAGAGCTCTTACAACGCTTCACCAACCGTCGAACCGTCCCcaacatccttctcgactTCATCTCTATTGGCGGTTCCGACGATATCACGCTCTTGCATTCCGAAGGCGGGTTGCAGCGCAAATTTGAAGAAATGGGTGCTTTCCCTGGGTTGGCCAGGCGGGCGACAAGCTTGTTGGCTGACTCTGAGGAGAATAGTAGGGATATaatgatggaggaggagacggGGGAGGAGTTGCCAGTGGAGACAAAGACGGAGGTAATGGAGATGGAGCTGtatgaagaaaaagaacaagaagtGGTGTATGAAGTTCCCGCGAAAAAGGTTCGGAGATCATGA
- a CDS encoding ribosome biogenesis protein ENP2: MVAFPKVYTVNGPSSTSAASLPSWLAVKAKPTGPGKHKKRTKTQHQIGDLELIQDFTFPGSSIKIKTTEDGQHAIATGTYKPMMKVWDLEALTVKFERVTDAENVDFVILSSDWTKTLHLQRDRSLQLHTQMGLHHTIRLPIYGRSLAYHSPSADALVGCTGNEVFRFNLEEGRYMTPLRVAQGWGDGNEDDVEGVNVVDVNPRHGLWSFGLDGGGGVVEFWDPRSRSALTRLVLPSSNLLPAQSFGQDSVLAPAPKLSITALSSHPTDGLSLAVGTSTGHTLLYDLRSPTPFAFKDQGYSEPIRKVDWLRGGGAHEDAGRVVSADSKVIKIWDKNQPSENQLSLHPPNSLVDLHPVPQSGLMLVACDAPQLSSYYIPDIGPAPKWASFLDSVTEELADDYTGGAGKSAYADYKFVDKAELETLGLTHLIGNPALKPYMHGYFLSLKLYTTARLIANPQSYSEYRDRIVNEKLKAKSESRIRARKDQPKVNKALAERVRRAEEREKALERKKKEKKGLAEAGSEKMEEGEEEEVAPGLLQDPRFKELWENPEYEVDEESREFALLNPATANNNAKRKTAVEEEEDESDRMSSDFEEEEDEEESESEQGEGSESGESDDGNLLQYDPRQLAPSQRRPMPHGKPTLVVGGSQSTSLPTFGQRLHSQSKSNSSKISADHDPSILATRRAADGGMEMSFIPSSKSRSGRGAGNDSDDDQDEYSGGTRRKDRVERFGAGMEKGQVEDDELEGRGGRLQRRRPGRSASKNAFRRK, translated from the exons ATGGTTGCTTTTCCCAAGGTGTATACCGTCAACGGTCCATCATCGACTTCCGccgcttctcttccctcatGGCTTGCTGTCAAGGCGAAACCTACAGGTCCAGGCAAGCACAAGAAACGAACAAAAACTCAGCATCAGATCGGTGACCTCGAGCTCATTCAAGACTTCACTTTTCCCGGGTCTTCAATCAAAATCAAGACCACCGAAGACGGGCAACATGCGATTGCTACAGGAACATATAAGCCTATGATGAAAGTTTGGGACCTGGAGGCGCTGACTGTCAAGTTTGAGAGGGTTACAGACGCCGAAAACGTCGACTTTGTG ATATTATCGTCAGACTGGACCAAGACTCTCCACCTTCAACGAGATCGTTCTCTACAGCTTCATACTCAGATGGGTCTTCACCACACCATCCGTCTTCCTATCTACGGTCGTTCTTTAGCCTACCACTCTCCTTCTGCCGACGCTCTTGTGGGCTGCACCGGCAACGAAGTCTTCCGATTCAACctcgaagaaggtcgatATATGACCCCTTTACGCGTAGCTCAAGGATGGGGTGATGGaaacgaagatgatgtggagGGTGTCAATGTTGTGGATGTTAACCCTAGACATGGGCTTTGGAGTTTTGGTTTGgacggcggcggtggtgtGGTTGAGTTCTGGGACCCTCGATCAAGGTCAGCCTTGACTCGTTTGGTCCTTCCCTCTTCAAATTTGCTTCCTGCACAATCATTTGGCCAGGACTCGGTACTTGCTCCTGCCCCGAAACTTTCTATCACCGCGCTCTCTTCTCACCCCACTGATGGTCTGTCTTTGGCTGTTGGTACATCAACAGGCCACACGTTGCTGTACGACTTGCGAAGCCCTACCCCATTCGCTTTCAAGGATCAGGGTTACAGTGAACCTATTAGGAAGGTAGACTGGTTACGAGGTGGCGGGGCCCATGAAGATGCGGGCCGAGTTGTCAGTGCTGATAGCAAGGTGATCAAAATTTGGGATAAGAATCAG CCATCCGAAAATCAGCTTTCCCTTCACCCTCCCAACTCTCTTGTTGATCTCCACCCTGTGCCACAATCAGGTCTCATGCTCGTTGCCTGTGACGCTCCCCAATTATCATCTTATTACATCCCCGACATCGGTCCTGCTCCCAAATGGGCTAGCTTCCTTGACTCTGTCACTGAAGAACTTGCCGACGACTACACTGGAGGCGCTGGCAAGAGTGCTTATGCCGATTACAAGTTTGTCGATAAGGCGGAATTGGAAAC TCTTGGTCTTACCCACCTTATCGGTAACCCCGCGCTCAAACCCTACATGCACGGTTAtttcctctccctcaaaCTCTACACCACCGCACGTCTCATCGCCAACCCTCAATCATATTCCGAGTATCGCGACCGTATCGTCAACGAGAAACTCAAGGCCAAATCCGAATCTCGTATCCGAGCTCGAAAGGATCAGCCCAAGGTCAATAAAGCTTTGGCGGAGAGGGTACGTAGggcggaggagagggagaaggctttggagaggaagaagaaggaaaagaaggggtTGGCTGAGGCAGGAAgtgagaagatggaggagggtgaggaagaagaggttgcCCCTGGATTGCTGCAAGATCCCAGATTTAAGGAGTTGTGGGAGAACCCCGAATAtgaagtggatgaggaaagtAGAGAGTTTGCGTTGCTCAACCCGGCCACCGCTAACAACAAC GCCAAGCGGAAAACTGCcgttgaggaggaggaagatgaaagtgACAGGATGTCTTCggactttgaagaagaagaggatgaagaagagtcggAGTCCGAGCAAGGCGAAGGAAGCGAGAGTGGCGAAAGTGACGATGGCA ATTTGTTACAATACGACCCCCGACAACTCGCTCCCTCTCAACGCCGTCCCATGCCCCATGGCAAGCCCACCCTGGTGGTTGGTGGCTCCCAGTCCACCTCTCTCCCTACATTTGGCCAGCGTCTTCACTCTCAGTCCAAATCCAACTCCTCCAAAATCTCTGCGGATCACGACCCCAGTATCCTCGCCACCCGCCGTGCCGCCGATGGGGGTATGGAGATGTCTTTCATCCCTTCGTCTAAATCCCGGTCTGGAAGAGGCGCGGGGAATGATAGCGACGATGACCAAGATGAGTATTCTGGtgggacgaggaggaaggatagGGTGGAGAGGTTTGGTGCagggatggagaaaggtcaagtggaagatgacgagcttgaaggacgaggaggaaggttgcAGAGGCGAAGACCGGGAAGGAGTGCTTCAAAGAATGCTTTCAGGAGAAAGTAA
- a CDS encoding selenoprotein W: protein MPENCKDCDQYPTQPASSTAMSRGVIAPECSLPGADVASPLSLSYVSSQTQAQDQTEVQPRLKVGAGEAKVEGLENKDEGTGTSTPSASASATVAMLAGQGFKAPDLREVKPSVIIEFCDRCRWAPRATWIQTELFLTFPNPILRSITLMPLNAPETGGRFRVWVDVGKGMGDELAWDRKTEGGFPELKVLKQRIRNLVQPDMGLGHSDVHGKTGEAK, encoded by the exons ATGCCTGAAAACTGTAAAGACTGCGACCAATATCCTACGCAGCCTGCTTCTAGTACGGCCATGTCCCGAGGTGTGATCGCGCCCGAGTGCAGTCTCCCTGGTGCAGACGTCGCCTCTCCATTATCTCTTTCCTATGTATCCTCACAAACTCAGGCTCAGGATCAGACTGAGGTGCAGCCCCGCTTGAAAGTCGGAGCTGGGGAAGCGAAAGTCGAGGGCCTTGAGAACAAAGACGAAGGGACCGGAACTTCCACACCATCGGCATCGGCTTCAGCAACGGTGGCAATGCTGGCTGGACAAGGATTCAAAGCCCCAGATTTGAGAGAGGTGAAGCCTAGTGTGATTATTGAGTTTTGTGATCGATGCAGGTG GGCTCCTCGCGCAACATGGATCCAAACCGAGCTATTCCTCACTTTCCCCAACCCTATCCTGAGGAGTATAACCCTAATGCCGCTTAATGCTCCTGAAACAGGGGGCAGGTTTAGAGTCTGGGTTGATGTTGGGAAGGGAATGGGAGATGAATTGGCTTGGGATCGAAAG ACTGAAGGGGGTTTCCCAGAGTTGAAGGTTTTGAAACAGAGGATAAGGAACTTGGTGCAGCCTGATATGGGTTTGGGGCATTCTGATGTTCATGGGAAGACTGGTGAAGCCAAATGA
- a CDS encoding UDP-N-acetylglucosamine transferase subunit ALG13, variant — MSHPFTLLATVGSTLFPSLTSHVLLPTFLSLLQSLGVQRLVVQYGRGELKLQDNVKQTLSINPQGYGRGVWSDNDGGGDGDRKQNGMVVEVMRFTNDFEGLVGNSDAVISHAGSGSILTVLRRAPPIPLLVVPNRSLMDDHQSELADALYKDGYVMVASVEDLEEKVRPFLKIWPSQAKLFPGMQKEIFRDIVDDLMGYD; from the exons ATGTCCCACCCGTtcaccctcctcgccaCAGTCGGATCTACCCTTTTCCCGTCCCTCACCTCCCACGTCCTCTTACCGAcgttcctctccctcctccaatCTCTGGGCGTTCAACGGCTTGTCGTTCAGTACGGACGGGGAGAGCTCAAGCTGCAGGATAATGTCAAACAAACACTCAGCATAAATCCCCAAGGATACGGGAGAGGGGTATGGAGCGATAATGATGGTGGCGGTGATGGGGACAGGAAGCAAAACGGGATGGTAGTGGAAGTGATGAGGTTTACGAACGACTTTGAAGGATTGGTGGGAAACTCCGATGCGGTGATCAGTCATGCAG GTTCTGGATCTATCCTTACCGTGCTTCGTCGAGCACCTCCGATACCTCTACTCGTCGTGCCCAATCGAAGCCTTATGGATGATCACCAGTCAGAGTTGGCTGATGCGCTTTACAAAGATGGTTACGTCATGGTTGCTTCCGTAGA GGATCTTGAAGAGAAAGTGAGGCCGTTCTTGAAGATATGGCCCAGTCAAGCGAAGTTGTTTCCAGGGATGCAGAAGGAGATTTTCAGAGACATCGTTGATGACCTTATGGGCTATGATTAG